A window of Pedobacter lusitanus contains these coding sequences:
- a CDS encoding non-ribosomal peptide synthetase, with amino-acid sequence MKLSQINISDFSSNNKVEELYKSLNNNRTEYPKDKSIIDLFHEVCNSYPEYKAIIEDDRSITYEELDKRSNQVANFLIDQGIQKENIVIVYMEKSIAMIVSILGILKSGGAYCPLNTDFPIGRIKYIVNETKAMLVMSESKFLQQINNLLWECETLKSYLCVDVEDISGIVESRNELMDRELWEYVGQTAVDDIAGGGWSDSYTGELLSREILDEYGDNILKKITPFLDKKKKVLEIGCASGISMFRIAPFVDSYFGTDISQAILDYDQKICDERGITNVQLKRLEAEEIDQIEEKNFDIVIINSVVQAFSGHNYLKDIVRKIIGLLSSNGIIFIGDVMDQDLKDELINSLISFKKANIHAKTKLSFTNELFVSKSFFEHLVFDFQEIEKVEPSGKIHTVKCELTEYRYDIILSVNKNNIHPETSVRRQKEWFDNSVLKKFSDDPCNVITSPEQLAYVIFTSGSTGTPKGVLIEQRGVVRLVRNTNYINFTPEDVVSQCIPVSFDPSVWEIFGALLNGSALCLIPQSMLLNFDLFTSYINRNRLTIVAIPAALFAQIADLRPAMFIHLKTIVVGGETLSPKAVSKIRAACPDLQIINAYGPTENTVKSTTYVISSEYSDIPIGKPVANSEAYILDENNNLQSPGIAGELCVAGDGLARGYLNDEKLTRTKFVEHPFEPGKRMYKTGDLARLKSNGNIEFLGRLDHQVKIRGFRIEISEIESKLKDIPQIEEAVVAVVEKKEKYLCAYLKLADTISMDAVRALLSVNLPAFMIPSYYVLMDKFPLTLHGKIDTKALPEPEELNLINSVAYIAPVNDLEISLVKIWEELLGKSRVGTHDNFFEIGGHSLKAVQLTSRISEVFGVKLEIKNVFDYPTVEKMVKLIAVSQKTSYEEIQVAAYQDYYDVSHAQKRLWILDQIEENQNAYHILSANVFNGNLNREAFVQAFEALVQRHESLRTSFRVVKGEPKQKINEYVNGKFNMDYLDMRDEENKEELAQQSIRQQGGLPFDLQSYSLMRAHLIRLEDEKYVFLLAIHHIISDGWSMNILVDEFLFLYHSFNSGNQNVLPPLRIQYKDYAAWQNNQLSHTEFNADKNFWVNYLDGELPVLELPTDFPRPVFRTYNGARTRNIQFDAQLCENLDRLSKSNGASLFMLLIASVNVLFYKYTSQNDIILGSPVAGREHKDLENQIGFYVNTVGLRTQIDAEENFEILLHKVKENILNVYAHQAYPFDRLIEDLDVRPETSRSPLFDVMVALQNIEVKSLGIDTIEEVNIQGYDAELAVSKFDLSFNFTQQDAAIAVSVEYNTDLFTQATIYRLIDHFQALIKSISNNPLLPIKTLEYLSEAEEAQIMHEFNQVKTDFNLDKTIYHYLEDYASQTPDKTAVQFNDKQLSYRDVNGHVNQLAHFLSKKELVNKDDLIVILMDRSEKMVISILAGWKIGGAYLPLDPAYPAEHIKSIVEDSGAKLVITLSQFLSDELEQELRSMVGIVKLDESEQAINHESKQNLNLLTGKENLAYVIYTSGSTGKPKGAMIEHGGMMSHIFCKIEDLQLNEQSIVMQNASQCFDISVWQFFVALVVGGKTVIYDNDTVINPVKLLEKMREDSINIAEVVPSYLSVMLDLIENSHVHQIPNDLNYLLVTGETLKKSLVKRWFKESAIKLINAYGPTEASDDITHLIMTDDIPEMESIPIGRPLPNSRIYIVDQHMKLCPIGIKGEICVSGVGVGRGYVRDPERTKAVFVEDPFQKGTRLYKTGDVGRYLSNGLIEFFGRKDYQVKIKGFRIELEEIERALTNYETVKEAVVDIKEDLAGEKILVAYCVGNGILVSADLRKFLAERIPAYMIPSFFVQLEKLPLTSNGKADRKSLPDPEDLISAIPDVNYQAPRNKVENQLIQIWKEVLGRDKIGITDNFFEMGGHSLKAIQIITRIYKILNVNVEVRSIYTNPTIEGLALVIRQSAQVTFQSINPVVTQPYYDLSSSQRRLWILDQIQEGQIAYNIPGIYVFNGELKVSTLQTVFEILVKRHESLRTTFVSVAGEPKQKITAAEDVSVAINFTDLRSDTDKQKKAKELAGVEIGTPFNLESGPLIRLTLIQLEDNQFIFLFVIHHIVSDGWSIEVFIDEALALYGSLIEGKEADLPPLAIQYKDYAAWQNDQLSGENSISSQEFWTAQFSGEIPVLELPYINQRPAFKTYNGKTAMITLSEEVSQKIREVSNKFEMSKFMFLIASINTLFYKYTGQQDIILGSPVSGRNHADLEGQIGFYVNTIPIRTVFNGEDSFAILLSAVKENLLDIYTNQNYPFDKLVDELSLKRDTSRSPLFDVMVVLQNIELETLTQQEMKDISIQNYETDFSVSKFDLTFNFSESAKNIYLSLEYNTDLFSTETIDRMLANYETLLDYVVQHTDSSLNGIGFLSADEKQTLIKNFDASEIAYKTETTIQEMFQEQSAESPENYAVIFGNDKLTYQELNCTSNQLADYLRVICGIQSEDLVGVMVNRSQWMITAVMSVLKAGAAYVPIDPGYPSGRIEFIRNDANLKVLIVDTEEIKEKYQSDSCKVISLEKLKELLPAYSNINPSVINMPENLAYVIYTSGTTGVPKGVQIEHKSIANTLLWRKEYYGLDEKVINLQIPSIAFDSSVEDVFSILITGGTLVILQEELRYDLNYLSSMIREHAVTHFLCVPSLYKALLEEVSEELLNMKTVTVAGESIGEDLVQKHFKLLPGVELINEYGPTENSVCSTVSKLEPGKSVTIGKHISNVLTYILDDRLELLPLGTIGEICVAGPGLARGYLNREVLNLEKFVDNPYHTKYTKLYRTGDYGKFLADGSIKFLGRKDDQVKIRGYRVELNEIENALSKLEYLDEVIVVAKSGSNDSKYLVAYLMSKETVKSDDLQKYLSDLLPSYMIPSHYVKLDQLPLNSNGKLDRKVLENLALDEVKTETELPDGPVEEELISIWEKLLIGQEIGTDQNFFDLGGDSIKATQIVARMYKAGYKISVRDIFKNPTIKLLGKIAEKVSRPSDQGLVEGIIPLTPIQKDFFSTQRLKPHHYNQAALLVFNEGFSEDNIRNIFKEIIQHHDALRINFKRTQDGYIQMNNVVNSNVPLQITDLRNELNPTALLEEKCNEIQSSINMEDGSLIKLCLFKQAEGDSLLIVIHHLIIDGISWRILLEDFSTLFEQIQKNEILSLPLKTDSFKLWSENLQEYANGKDFLKEINYWEQLLTFEDGGFTKDFAYESNVLQDAKKLTIALDREETSLLLTKVNFAYNTEINDILLAGLGISIQTYFKQNEFILALENHGREEILKDFNVTRTIGWFTSIYPLKITVSDNDISRQIKEVKEILRKVPNKGIGYGILKHLTAEEYKTGLDFKVKPKMIFNYLGQFDSDLSDSKFEISSEHVGQLQDINEEREYDFDINGLIADGQLIISITFNKNHYRDETIQGWLNQYRESLNQIIYHCSERDQKELTPSDMGHNKLSIDDIELLESIFNNNDN; translated from the coding sequence ATGAAATTATCACAAATTAATATATCCGATTTTTCAAGTAATAATAAAGTTGAAGAATTGTACAAATCTTTGAATAACAATCGAACTGAATATCCTAAGGATAAAAGTATAATTGATTTATTTCATGAGGTTTGCAACAGTTATCCTGAGTATAAAGCAATCATAGAGGATGACAGGTCAATAACTTATGAGGAGCTGGACAAGAGATCAAATCAGGTTGCCAATTTCTTAATCGACCAGGGAATTCAAAAGGAAAATATTGTGATTGTGTATATGGAGAAATCCATTGCTATGATTGTTTCAATCCTGGGTATCTTAAAATCCGGAGGAGCTTATTGTCCTTTGAATACTGATTTTCCTATTGGCCGTATCAAATATATAGTAAATGAGACAAAGGCCATGCTGGTAATGTCTGAGTCAAAATTCCTTCAGCAAATCAATAATTTATTATGGGAATGTGAAACTTTAAAGTCCTATTTGTGTGTGGATGTTGAAGATATATCTGGGATTGTTGAAAGCCGCAATGAATTAATGGATCGGGAACTGTGGGAATATGTAGGGCAGACTGCAGTAGATGATATTGCAGGAGGAGGATGGAGCGATAGTTATACCGGTGAGCTGCTCAGCAGGGAAATACTTGATGAGTATGGTGATAATATTCTGAAAAAGATTACACCATTTCTGGATAAGAAAAAGAAAGTACTTGAAATTGGTTGTGCTTCTGGTATAAGTATGTTCAGAATAGCCCCTTTTGTAGATTCTTATTTTGGTACGGATATTTCTCAGGCGATACTTGATTATGACCAGAAAATATGTGATGAAAGAGGTATCACCAATGTGCAGTTAAAAAGGCTTGAAGCAGAAGAAATTGACCAGATTGAGGAAAAGAATTTTGATATAGTAATTATTAACAGTGTGGTGCAAGCATTCAGCGGGCATAATTATTTGAAAGACATTGTCAGAAAGATTATTGGCCTGTTGAGCTCTAATGGAATAATATTTATAGGTGATGTAATGGATCAGGACTTGAAAGATGAACTGATCAATTCTTTGATTTCTTTCAAAAAAGCCAATATTCATGCAAAAACCAAGCTTAGTTTTACTAATGAGCTGTTCGTTTCGAAAAGCTTTTTTGAACATCTTGTTTTTGATTTTCAAGAGATTGAGAAGGTAGAGCCTTCTGGTAAAATTCATACGGTTAAATGTGAGCTTACTGAATACAGATATGACATTATCTTAAGTGTCAATAAAAATAATATTCATCCTGAGACTTCTGTACGAAGACAAAAGGAATGGTTTGATAACAGTGTCTTAAAGAAGTTTAGTGATGATCCTTGTAACGTGATAACTTCACCGGAACAGCTGGCTTATGTAATCTTCACATCAGGTTCAACGGGTACACCAAAGGGGGTACTTATTGAGCAAAGAGGGGTAGTCCGTTTAGTCAGGAATACAAATTATATCAACTTTACACCAGAGGATGTAGTATCCCAGTGTATTCCTGTTTCTTTTGATCCATCAGTCTGGGAAATATTTGGAGCGTTGTTAAATGGATCGGCTCTGTGCTTAATACCACAGTCCATGCTGTTGAACTTTGATCTTTTTACAAGTTATATTAATAGAAACCGCCTTACAATTGTAGCAATCCCGGCAGCCCTTTTTGCTCAGATAGCTGATTTAAGACCGGCCATGTTTATCCATTTAAAGACAATTGTTGTTGGAGGAGAAACGTTATCTCCGAAAGCAGTCAGTAAGATTAGAGCAGCCTGTCCTGATTTACAGATAATAAATGCATATGGGCCAACTGAAAATACGGTTAAATCTACTACCTATGTTATAAGCTCTGAGTATAGTGATATTCCTATTGGTAAGCCTGTTGCAAATTCAGAAGCATATATTTTAGATGAAAACAACAATCTGCAATCTCCAGGAATAGCAGGAGAATTATGTGTTGCCGGGGACGGATTAGCCAGAGGTTACTTAAATGATGAAAAATTAACCCGGACTAAATTTGTAGAGCACCCTTTTGAACCAGGAAAAAGAATGTACAAAACGGGAGATCTGGCCCGTTTAAAATCGAATGGTAATATAGAGTTTCTTGGCAGATTAGATCATCAGGTTAAAATACGTGGTTTTAGAATAGAAATATCAGAGATTGAGAGTAAACTGAAAGATATACCTCAGATAGAAGAGGCTGTTGTTGCTGTAGTTGAGAAAAAAGAAAAATACTTATGTGCTTATTTGAAACTCGCTGATACGATAAGTATGGATGCGGTAAGGGCATTACTTTCGGTAAATTTACCGGCTTTTATGATCCCTTCATATTATGTGTTAATGGACAAATTTCCATTGACACTGCATGGAAAGATAGATACTAAGGCGCTACCTGAACCTGAAGAACTGAATTTAATTAATAGTGTTGCTTATATAGCTCCGGTTAATGATCTGGAAATAAGCCTTGTTAAGATATGGGAAGAGTTACTGGGTAAAAGTCGGGTTGGAACTCATGATAATTTCTTCGAGATTGGTGGACATTCTTTAAAAGCGGTACAGCTTACTTCAAGGATTTCTGAAGTTTTTGGCGTGAAACTGGAAATTAAAAATGTATTTGATTATCCAACGGTAGAGAAAATGGTTAAACTGATCGCCGTTTCGCAAAAGACCAGCTATGAAGAAATTCAGGTTGCCGCTTATCAGGACTATTATGATGTTTCTCATGCTCAGAAAAGGCTCTGGATATTAGATCAGATTGAAGAAAATCAAAATGCATATCATATTCTGAGTGCTAATGTTTTTAATGGAAATCTCAATCGTGAAGCATTTGTTCAGGCGTTTGAAGCATTAGTACAACGTCATGAAAGTCTGAGAACATCCTTTAGAGTTGTTAAGGGAGAGCCTAAACAAAAAATAAACGAATACGTTAATGGTAAATTCAATATGGATTACCTTGATATGCGGGATGAAGAGAATAAGGAGGAATTGGCGCAACAATCCATCAGACAACAGGGAGGTTTGCCATTTGATCTGCAATCCTATTCTTTGATGAGAGCGCACCTGATCCGTCTTGAAGATGAAAAATATGTATTCTTATTAGCAATTCATCATATTATCTCTGATGGCTGGTCTATGAATATTCTGGTTGATGAGTTCCTGTTTTTATATCATTCCTTTAATTCTGGTAATCAGAATGTTTTACCTCCATTAAGAATACAGTATAAGGATTATGCAGCATGGCAGAATAACCAGTTAAGTCATACTGAGTTCAATGCCGATAAGAATTTCTGGGTAAATTATCTGGATGGAGAACTTCCTGTTTTAGAACTTCCTACTGATTTTCCGAGGCCCGTTTTCAGAACCTACAATGGAGCCCGGACTAGAAATATACAATTTGACGCTCAGTTATGTGAAAACCTGGATAGATTAAGCAAAAGCAATGGAGCTAGTTTATTTATGTTGTTAATAGCTTCTGTCAATGTGCTTTTCTATAAATATACCAGTCAGAATGATATTATACTGGGCTCCCCTGTAGCCGGCCGGGAGCATAAGGATCTTGAGAATCAAATAGGTTTTTATGTGAATACTGTTGGTCTGAGAACACAGATAGATGCGGAAGAAAATTTTGAGATATTACTGCATAAAGTCAAAGAAAATATTCTCAATGTGTATGCGCATCAGGCTTATCCTTTTGACAGATTGATTGAAGATCTTGATGTAAGACCGGAAACCAGCCGGTCGCCCTTATTTGATGTAATGGTTGCTCTTCAGAATATTGAAGTTAAATCATTGGGTATTGATACCATTGAGGAAGTTAATATTCAGGGTTATGATGCTGAACTGGCTGTCAGTAAATTTGATCTAAGCTTTAATTTCACTCAGCAGGATGCAGCAATCGCTGTAAGTGTAGAATATAATACTGATTTGTTTACTCAGGCGACCATTTATAGGCTAATAGATCATTTTCAGGCTTTGATTAAGTCAATCTCAAATAATCCATTACTCCCTATAAAGACACTTGAATATTTATCTGAAGCAGAAGAAGCTCAGATTATGCATGAATTTAATCAGGTGAAAACAGATTTTAATCTTGATAAGACTATCTATCACTATTTAGAAGATTATGCATCTCAGACTCCGGATAAAACTGCAGTACAGTTTAATGATAAGCAGTTAAGTTACAGAGATGTGAATGGACATGTAAATCAGCTGGCTCATTTTCTGTCTAAAAAAGAGCTGGTTAATAAGGATGATTTAATCGTCATTTTAATGGACCGGTCAGAAAAGATGGTCATCAGCATTTTAGCTGGCTGGAAGATTGGCGGTGCTTATCTTCCACTTGATCCTGCTTATCCTGCAGAACATATAAAAAGTATCGTAGAAGATTCGGGAGCTAAACTTGTGATCACACTTTCTCAATTTCTTTCGGATGAACTGGAACAGGAACTCAGGTCAATGGTTGGAATCGTAAAATTAGATGAATCTGAACAAGCAATTAATCATGAAAGTAAACAGAACTTAAACCTGCTTACAGGTAAGGAAAATCTTGCTTATGTAATTTATACTTCAGGTTCAACTGGTAAGCCTAAGGGTGCTATGATTGAACATGGGGGAATGATGAGTCATATCTTTTGTAAGATAGAGGACTTACAGCTAAATGAGCAGAGTATAGTCATGCAAAATGCTTCGCAGTGTTTTGATATATCTGTATGGCAGTTCTTTGTTGCATTGGTTGTAGGTGGGAAGACTGTAATATATGACAATGACACAGTTATTAATCCTGTAAAACTTCTTGAAAAAATGAGAGAAGACAGTATTAATATTGCAGAAGTAGTTCCTTCTTATTTGTCTGTTATGCTGGACCTGATTGAAAACAGTCATGTTCATCAGATTCCAAACGATTTAAACTATCTTTTGGTTACCGGAGAGACACTTAAAAAGTCTTTGGTGAAAAGATGGTTCAAAGAATCAGCTATTAAATTAATTAATGCCTATGGACCTACGGAAGCATCTGATGATATAACTCATTTGATCATGACAGATGATATTCCTGAAATGGAAAGTATTCCTATTGGCAGGCCTTTACCAAACTCCCGGATATATATTGTTGATCAGCATATGAAACTTTGTCCGATTGGCATTAAAGGTGAAATTTGTGTTTCAGGTGTCGGGGTTGGAAGAGGGTATGTAAGGGATCCTGAAAGAACAAAGGCAGTATTTGTAGAAGATCCTTTTCAAAAAGGTACCAGATTATATAAAACAGGTGATGTAGGCAGGTATTTATCCAATGGACTGATAGAGTTTTTTGGGCGAAAAGACTATCAGGTAAAAATTAAGGGTTTTCGTATTGAACTCGAAGAAATTGAGAGGGCCTTAACAAATTATGAAACTGTAAAAGAAGCTGTTGTAGATATAAAAGAAGATTTGGCTGGCGAAAAAATATTGGTCGCATATTGTGTGGGAAATGGTATACTGGTTTCTGCTGATCTGAGGAAGTTTCTTGCAGAGCGGATTCCTGCTTATATGATTCCATCATTTTTTGTGCAGCTGGAGAAATTGCCATTAACTTCAAATGGAAAAGCTGACCGTAAATCTCTGCCGGATCCGGAAGATCTGATTTCAGCAATACCTGATGTCAATTATCAGGCTCCCAGAAATAAGGTGGAAAATCAACTGATACAAATTTGGAAAGAGGTATTAGGCAGAGATAAAATTGGCATAACGGATAACTTTTTTGAAATGGGTGGACATTCATTAAAGGCTATTCAAATCATTACAAGAATTTACAAAATACTAAATGTGAATGTTGAGGTACGAAGCATATATACGAATCCAACTATTGAGGGCCTTGCATTAGTTATCAGGCAATCTGCTCAGGTAACATTCCAGTCTATTAATCCGGTTGTAACGCAACCATATTATGATCTTTCCAGTTCACAGAGAAGGCTTTGGATTCTTGATCAGATTCAGGAAGGACAGATTGCTTACAATATCCCGGGAATATATGTTTTTAATGGTGAACTGAAAGTAAGTACACTTCAGACTGTTTTTGAAATTTTAGTTAAGAGACATGAAAGCCTGCGTACTACATTTGTTTCAGTAGCCGGAGAACCTAAACAGAAAATTACTGCAGCTGAAGATGTTTCTGTAGCTATTAATTTTACGGATTTAAGATCGGATACGGATAAGCAGAAAAAAGCAAAAGAGTTGGCAGGAGTGGAGATAGGTACTCCTTTTAATCTGGAATCAGGCCCCCTGATAAGGCTTACCCTTATTCAATTAGAAGACAATCAATTTATATTTCTGTTTGTAATTCATCATATCGTTTCAGATGGCTGGTCTATCGAAGTGTTTATTGATGAGGCTTTAGCATTGTATGGTAGCCTTATTGAAGGAAAAGAGGCAGATTTACCTCCTCTTGCCATTCAATATAAAGATTATGCAGCCTGGCAGAATGATCAGCTTAGTGGAGAGAATTCTATTTCCAGTCAAGAGTTCTGGACTGCACAGTTTTCTGGTGAAATACCTGTACTTGAACTTCCATATATTAATCAAAGACCGGCTTTTAAGACGTACAATGGCAAAACTGCTATGATAACGCTTAGTGAAGAGGTATCGCAGAAAATCAGAGAGGTATCGAATAAATTTGAAATGAGCAAATTTATGTTTTTGATAGCTTCTATAAATACACTGTTTTATAAATATACCGGACAGCAGGATATTATTCTTGGTTCGCCGGTTTCAGGAAGAAATCATGCTGATTTAGAGGGGCAGATCGGTTTTTATGTGAATACAATTCCTATAAGAACTGTTTTTAATGGTGAAGATAGCTTTGCAATATTGCTTTCTGCTGTGAAAGAGAACCTGTTAGACATTTATACTAATCAGAACTACCCTTTTGACAAGTTAGTAGATGAACTTTCCTTGAAGCGGGACACAAGTCGTTCTCCTCTTTTTGATGTTATGGTTGTATTGCAGAATATAGAGCTAGAGACATTAACTCAGCAGGAGATGAAAGACATTTCGATACAAAATTATGAGACAGATTTTTCTGTAAGTAAATTTGATCTGACATTTAATTTCTCTGAGTCTGCCAAAAATATTTATCTGTCACTTGAATATAATACCGATCTGTTTTCAACCGAGACTATAGACAGGATGCTGGCTAATTACGAAACACTTCTTGATTACGTCGTTCAGCATACAGATTCTTCTCTGAATGGAATAGGGTTTTTATCAGCTGATGAAAAGCAAACGCTGATAAAAAACTTCGATGCCAGTGAGATAGCTTACAAAACTGAAACTACTATCCAGGAAATGTTTCAGGAGCAGTCAGCAGAAAGCCCTGAAAATTATGCTGTTATTTTTGGTAATGATAAGTTGACTTATCAGGAACTGAATTGTACATCGAATCAGCTGGCTGATTATCTGAGAGTAATATGTGGTATTCAAAGTGAGGATTTGGTAGGGGTTATGGTCAATCGTTCTCAATGGATGATTACAGCAGTTATGTCAGTATTAAAAGCCGGAGCTGCTTATGTGCCTATAGATCCTGGTTATCCATCTGGAAGAATTGAATTTATAAGAAATGATGCCAATCTAAAGGTTTTAATAGTAGATACGGAAGAAATAAAAGAGAAGTATCAGTCAGATTCATGTAAGGTCATAAGTTTAGAGAAACTTAAAGAGTTGTTACCTGCATATTCTAATATTAACCCTTCCGTGATAAATATGCCGGAAAATCTGGCTTATGTTATTTATACTTCCGGAACTACAGGAGTACCAAAAGGGGTTCAGATTGAACATAAGAGCATCGCTAATACTCTGCTATGGCGTAAGGAATATTATGGATTAGATGAAAAAGTTATTAACCTTCAAATTCCTTCAATAGCCTTTGACAGCTCTGTTGAGGATGTGTTTTCAATATTGATAACCGGTGGGACATTAGTTATTCTTCAAGAAGAATTAAGATATGATCTGAATTATCTGTCTTCAATGATCCGGGAACATGCAGTTACTCACTTTTTATGTGTGCCTTCGCTGTATAAGGCATTACTGGAAGAAGTCAGTGAGGAATTATTGAATATGAAAACGGTAACTGTAGCTGGAGAGTCTATAGGAGAAGATTTAGTACAAAAGCATTTTAAACTATTGCCTGGAGTTGAATTAATAAATGAATATGGGCCTACTGAGAATTCTGTTTGTTCTACAGTATCGAAACTGGAACCTGGGAAATCAGTAACTATAGGTAAGCATATTTCTAATGTACTTACTTATATTTTGGATGACAGATTAGAACTGCTTCCTTTGGGTACTATTGGAGAGATTTGTGTTGCAGGGCCTGGTTTAGCGAGAGGTTATTTAAATCGTGAAGTACTGAATCTTGAAAAATTTGTTGATAATCCGTATCATACCAAGTATACAAAACTTTATAGAACTGGTGATTATGGAAAATTCCTGGCTGATGGTTCAATTAAGTTTTTAGGGCGAAAAGATGACCAGGTTAAAATAAGAGGGTACAGGGTAGAGCTAAATGAAATTGAAAATGCTTTGTCAAAACTTGAATACCTGGATGAGGTCATCGTTGTCGCAAAATCTGGCAGCAATGATTCTAAATATCTGGTGGCCTACCTGATGAGCAAGGAAACAGTAAAAAGCGATGATTTACAAAAATATCTTTCTGATTTGCTTCCTTCTTATATGATTCCATCTCACTACGTGAAACTGGATCAGCTCCCACTAAATTCCAATGGTAAATTAGACCGGAAAGTACTGGAGAATTTAGCGCTGGATGAGGTGAAAACAGAGACTGAGCTTCCGGATGGACCTGTAGAAGAGGAGTTGATAAGTATTTGGGAAAAGCTGCTGATTGGTCAGGAAATAGGTACAGATCAAAACTTCTTTGACCTGGGAGGAGATTCTATAAAAGCAACACAAATTGTTGCCAGAATGTACAAAGCCGGCTATAAAATAAGCGTAAGGGATATATTTAAGAATCCAACCATAAAATTACTGGGAAAAATAGCAGAGAAAGTCTCAAGACCTTCAGACCAGGGATTAGTGGAAGGAATTATTCCTCTGACTCCAATTCAAAAAGATTTCTTTTCTACTCAGAGATTAAAACCTCATCATTACAATCAGGCAGCTCTTCTTGTTTTTAATGAAGGCTTCAGTGAAGATAACATCAGGAACATTTTTAAAGAGATTATTCAACATCATGATGCATTAAGAATTAATTTTAAAAGGACACAAGATGGTTATATTCAGATGAATAATGTTGTAAATTCAAATGTTCCTCTACAGATTACTGATTTAAGAAATGAATTAAATCCAACTGCGTTACTGGAAGAAAAATGTAATGAAATTCAGTCTTCAATAAATATGGAAGATGGTTCTTTGATTAAATTATGCTTGTTTAAGCAGGCTGAAGGTGATTCCTTATTGATTGTTATCCATCATTTAATTATTGACGGAATTTCCTGGAGAATTTTATTGGAGGATTTTTCGACACTTTTTGAACAGATTCAAAAGAACGAAATTCTTTCTTTACCATTAAAAACTGATTCATTTAAACTCTGGTCAGAAAACTTACAGGAATATGCCAATGGTAAAGATTTTCTGAAGGAGATAAACTACTGGGAACAGTTACTGACATTTGAAGACGGGGGATTTACCAAAGATTTTGCCTATGAAAGTAATGTCCTTCAGGATGCTAAGAAATTAACAATCGCACTTGACAGGGAAGAAACCTCGCTCTTACTGACGAAAGTGAATTTTGCTTATAATACAGAAATTAATGACATTTTACTGGCTGGCCTTGGCATTAGTATTCAAACATATTTTAAACAGAACGAATTCATTCTTGCTCTGGAAAATCATGGAAGAGAAGAAATATTGAAAGATTTCAATGTAACCAGAACAATCGGGTGGTTTACTTCAATTTATCCATTAAAAATAACAGTCTCCGATAATGATATTTCCAGACAGATTAAAGAAGTCAAAGAAATATTGAGAAAAGTTCCTAATAAAGGTATAGGTTATGGAATTCTAAAACATCTTACAGCTGAAGAGTATAAAACAGGATTAGATTTTAAAGTTAAACCAAAGATGATATTCAATTATCTGGGACAATTTGATTCTGATCTGAGCGATTCAAAATTTGAGATTTCAAGTGAACATGTGGGACAGTTGCAGGATATAAATGAAGAGAGGGAGTATGATTTTGATATAAACGGGCTGATTGCGGATGGCCAGCTTATTATATCTATCACCTTTAATAAAAACCATTATAGAGATGAAACTATTCAGGGGTGGCTTAATCAATACAGGGAATCGTTAAATCAAATCATTTATCACTGCTCTGAAAGAGACCAGAAAGAATTAACACCCAGCGATATGGGGCATAACAAGCTATCAATCGATGATATTGAACTATTAGAATCTATTTTTAATAATAACGATAACTAA